Proteins found in one Microbacterium sp. SSM24 genomic segment:
- a CDS encoding ABC transporter ATP-binding protein, protein MNMPIISVRDVHKSYGRGQNRFDALRGVSFDIHEGESIAIVGKSGSGKSTLMHVLALLDAPSSGTVELEGVDTSTLRGGRLNRTRNKTFGFVFQQFFLTGNSSVLENVILPLKIAGVGRAERLRRGHAALEQLELDDKAKNKAVNLSGGQKQRTVIARALVNNPRIIFADEPTGNLDTATGAIVEDILFGLNRENGITLIVVTHDEDLASRCDRRLFIRDGLLVEDSAAVPA, encoded by the coding sequence ATGAACATGCCGATCATCTCGGTCAGGGACGTGCACAAGTCCTATGGCCGTGGCCAGAACCGCTTCGACGCCCTCCGCGGCGTGAGCTTCGACATCCACGAGGGCGAGAGCATCGCGATCGTCGGCAAGAGCGGCTCGGGCAAATCCACGCTCATGCACGTGCTGGCACTCCTGGATGCCCCGTCGTCGGGCACCGTCGAACTCGAAGGGGTCGACACCTCCACCCTGCGCGGCGGGCGGCTGAACCGGACCCGCAACAAGACCTTCGGGTTCGTCTTCCAGCAGTTCTTCCTCACGGGCAACTCGTCCGTGCTCGAGAACGTGATCCTGCCGCTGAAGATCGCCGGCGTGGGGCGCGCGGAGCGCCTCCGCCGCGGCCACGCCGCGCTCGAGCAGCTCGAGCTCGACGACAAGGCCAAGAACAAGGCGGTCAACCTCTCCGGAGGACAGAAGCAGCGCACGGTCATCGCGCGTGCCCTCGTGAACAATCCGCGGATCATCTTCGCCGACGAGCCGACGGGCAACCTCGACACCGCCACCGGCGCGATCGTCGAAGACATCCTGTTCGGGCTGAACCGCGAGAACGGGATCACGCTCATCGTCGTCACGCACGACGAAGACCTCGCGAGCCGGTGCGATCGACGCCTGTTCATCCGCGACGGCCTGCTGGTCGAGGACTCCGCGGCGGTGCCCGCGTGA
- a CDS encoding LacI family DNA-binding transcriptional regulator, whose translation MPKRDRPTMIDVAADAGVSLKTVSRVINGVATVDAVLVEKVTASIEKLGFRRNVMAANLRSGASDTIGLVTADLANSFYTSLAAAVSAVAVRQGYQVIMASTDEDPAAERALALDLCQRRVSGLILVPSGHDQGYLQHEIRMGTPVVFLDRPAVGATGDAVLIDNRGGAERAVRELVAEGHRRIALLFDSLAIFTMSERLEGVKAALTDAGHEIDPRLLATDLHTPELARSALEALLAAPDPPTAVFCANNRATIGAVEALVAAGSQIPVAGFDDFEASRLLPFRVRLVDYDTPRLGIAAAERLFARIGGDTTDPGVIVQPTHLVDRGGPVR comes from the coding sequence GTGCCGAAGCGCGACCGACCGACGATGATCGACGTGGCCGCGGACGCCGGCGTGAGCCTGAAGACCGTCTCCCGCGTGATCAACGGCGTCGCGACGGTCGATGCCGTGCTCGTCGAGAAGGTGACGGCATCCATCGAGAAGCTCGGCTTCCGCCGCAACGTCATGGCCGCCAATCTGCGGTCGGGCGCGTCGGACACCATCGGCCTCGTCACCGCGGATCTCGCGAACTCGTTCTACACCTCTCTCGCCGCCGCGGTCTCGGCGGTGGCCGTGCGGCAGGGATACCAGGTGATCATGGCGAGCACGGACGAGGATCCGGCCGCCGAGCGGGCGCTCGCGCTGGACCTGTGCCAGCGCCGGGTGAGCGGCCTCATCCTGGTTCCGTCGGGCCATGACCAGGGCTACCTGCAGCACGAGATCCGGATGGGGACGCCCGTCGTGTTCCTCGACCGTCCCGCCGTCGGCGCCACCGGCGACGCCGTGCTCATCGACAACAGGGGCGGCGCCGAGCGGGCCGTGCGCGAGCTCGTGGCAGAGGGGCATCGGCGCATCGCGCTGCTGTTCGACTCACTGGCCATCTTCACGATGAGCGAGCGGCTCGAGGGTGTGAAGGCGGCGCTGACGGATGCCGGTCACGAGATCGATCCGCGCCTGCTCGCGACCGATCTCCACACTCCCGAGCTCGCACGCTCTGCCCTCGAGGCGCTACTCGCTGCCCCTGACCCGCCAACGGCGGTGTTCTGCGCGAACAACCGGGCGACGATCGGCGCGGTCGAGGCCCTCGTCGCCGCGGGCAGTCAGATCCCCGTCGCGGGCTTCGACGACTTCGAGGCGTCGCGACTCCTTCCCTTTCGCGTGCGCCTCGTCGACTACGACACGCCGCGGCTCGGCATCGCCGCGGCCGAGCGGCTCTTCGCGCGGATCGGCGGCGACACGACCGATCCCGGCGTGATCGTGCAGCCCACGCACCTGGTGGACCGCGGCGGTCCGGTGCGGTGA
- a CDS encoding class I mannose-6-phosphate isomerase translates to MTIVVLGANQPADRFYRGGARIDAFRGSPVGPDRRPEDWIGSATALAGQDRLGLSVLPDGRLLSDAVESDPLSWLGAAHVAAFGSATMLLVKLLDAGQRLPVHAHPDDAFSRAVLHRPVGKAEAWYILEGGDVHLGLAQSVSRESLAQLVREQDTRALLDLLHTRSVAPGDVVFVPQGELHAIGEGVFLLELQQPEDLSILLEWSGFELDGEADGHLGIGFERALDAVRTLATTPAELDALVMPAGQGSSVLPVASHPFFRLARWTDPAGVSLEPGFAIVVVEEGAVVVTPETGPAVPLRRGETAAVAHASGRVRFDGEGTVLICRPPDPRG, encoded by the coding sequence GTGACGATCGTGGTCCTGGGTGCGAACCAGCCCGCCGATCGGTTCTACCGCGGCGGCGCGCGCATCGACGCCTTCCGCGGGTCGCCCGTCGGTCCCGACCGGCGGCCGGAGGACTGGATCGGGTCGGCGACTGCGCTCGCGGGCCAGGATCGCCTCGGGCTCTCGGTGCTGCCCGACGGGCGCCTGCTGTCGGATGCCGTGGAGTCCGACCCGCTCTCGTGGCTCGGGGCCGCGCACGTCGCTGCGTTCGGAAGCGCGACGATGCTGCTCGTGAAGCTCCTCGACGCCGGCCAGCGTCTTCCGGTGCACGCGCACCCCGACGACGCCTTCAGCCGCGCCGTACTTCATCGCCCGGTCGGCAAGGCCGAGGCCTGGTACATCCTCGAGGGCGGCGACGTGCATCTCGGGCTCGCGCAGTCGGTCTCGCGGGAGAGCCTCGCGCAGCTCGTGCGCGAGCAGGACACCCGGGCGCTCCTCGACCTGCTGCACACGCGTTCGGTGGCGCCCGGCGACGTCGTCTTCGTGCCTCAGGGAGAGCTGCACGCCATCGGGGAGGGCGTGTTCCTGCTCGAACTCCAGCAGCCGGAAGACCTGTCCATCCTGCTCGAGTGGTCGGGGTTCGAGCTGGACGGCGAGGCGGACGGCCACCTCGGGATCGGCTTCGAGCGAGCGCTCGACGCGGTCCGCACGCTGGCCACGACACCGGCGGAGCTCGACGCGCTCGTCATGCCGGCCGGTCAGGGCTCCAGCGTGCTGCCCGTGGCGTCGCATCCGTTCTTCCGTCTGGCCCGGTGGACCGACCCCGCGGGCGTCTCGCTGGAGCCGGGCTTCGCGATCGTCGTGGTGGAGGAGGGCGCGGTCGTCGTGACGCCCGAGACCGGCCCGGCGGTGCCCCTGCGCCGCGGCGAGACCGCAGCCGTCGCCCACGCGTCCGGCCGAGTGCGGTTCGACGGGGAGGGCACCGTCCTGATCTGCCGTCCGCCGGACCCGCGAGGGTGA
- a CDS encoding carbohydrate kinase family protein gives MSITVAGHLCVDLTPSLRGAFVAEPGRLHDVGPLRARLGGCVANTGRALMRAGLQTTLRADVGTDALASLVRDLARSEGFAADGLVSRGDASTSYSIVIESPGVDRSFWHHAGANDLFIGDDIVVDGTDILHLGYPSLLASMRAADGAALRGLFRRAADAGTATSLDLAVVDAASRDGTDWGALLDEVLPLTSIVSPSVDDLRSLASMVDPGWIDARADELARDLVRRGAAVAMVSAGADGLNLAVADEERLGRAGGAVARLRGWAGAGISTPAAPPTRIISTNGAGDAATAGLLAAVVGRRTPAQALESAARSAADAIAFNADDGGATP, from the coding sequence ATGAGCATCACGGTCGCCGGCCACCTCTGCGTCGACCTCACGCCGTCGCTCAGGGGGGCATTCGTCGCGGAGCCGGGCCGGCTGCACGACGTCGGACCGCTGCGGGCGCGACTCGGCGGGTGCGTCGCGAACACGGGCCGGGCGCTCATGAGGGCGGGGCTCCAGACGACGCTGCGGGCGGATGTCGGCACCGACGCGCTCGCTTCCCTGGTACGCGATCTCGCACGGTCGGAGGGGTTCGCCGCCGACGGACTCGTCTCGCGCGGAGACGCCTCGACGTCGTACAGCATCGTGATCGAGTCGCCCGGCGTCGACCGGTCCTTCTGGCATCACGCGGGCGCCAACGACCTCTTCATCGGAGACGACATCGTCGTCGACGGCACCGACATCCTCCACCTCGGGTATCCCTCACTCCTCGCGAGCATGCGCGCGGCCGACGGTGCGGCGCTGCGCGGGCTCTTCCGCCGAGCCGCCGACGCCGGGACGGCGACATCCCTCGACCTCGCCGTGGTCGATGCAGCGAGCCGGGATGGGACCGACTGGGGCGCCCTCCTCGACGAGGTGCTCCCGCTCACGAGCATCGTGTCGCCGAGCGTCGACGATCTGCGCTCCCTCGCCTCGATGGTCGACCCCGGCTGGATCGACGCGCGTGCCGACGAGCTCGCCCGCGATCTCGTGCGGCGGGGCGCCGCGGTCGCGATGGTCTCGGCCGGCGCGGACGGCCTGAACCTGGCCGTGGCGGACGAGGAACGTCTGGGTCGGGCGGGCGGCGCCGTGGCCCGCCTGCGCGGCTGGGCGGGCGCGGGCATCTCGACTCCGGCGGCGCCGCCGACCCGCATCATCTCGACCAACGGCGCCGGCGATGCCGCGACAGCCGGCCTTCTCGCCGCCGTGGTCGGCAGGCGCACACCCGCTCAGGCGCTGGAGTCCGCGGCGCGATCCGCCGCCGACGCCATCGCCTTCAATGCCGACGACGGGGGTGCGACCCCGTGA
- a CDS encoding class I fructose-bisphosphate aldolase, translating to MSLYRLNRLFDAGSERALDVAVDHGFFGEPSFLTGIENMQSVVDTLVEAGPDAIQLTLGQARLLQSKPGKSKPALVLRTDVANVYGRPLDPHIFSHHVPHAIEEAVRLDAAAVCVNLMQLPGRPEIREACIVSIMALRREATRYGMPLMIEPLVMRGADAEGYSVDGDTSKIMTLVRQARELGADLIKADPTDDIEDYHRVIEVAGDTPVLVRGGGRVDDRVLLERTAAVLAQGARGIVYGRNVIQHPDPAGITRALMDVLHRGATPAEALDRLQGDRA from the coding sequence ATGTCCCTCTACCGGCTCAACCGGCTCTTCGACGCGGGCTCGGAACGCGCCCTCGATGTCGCGGTCGACCACGGCTTCTTCGGGGAGCCGTCGTTCCTCACGGGCATCGAGAACATGCAGTCCGTCGTCGACACGCTCGTCGAGGCGGGCCCCGACGCCATCCAGCTCACGCTCGGTCAGGCGCGCCTCCTGCAGTCGAAGCCGGGGAAGTCCAAGCCCGCCCTGGTCCTGCGGACGGACGTCGCGAACGTCTACGGTCGGCCGCTCGACCCGCACATCTTCAGCCACCACGTTCCGCATGCCATCGAGGAGGCCGTGCGCCTCGACGCGGCCGCCGTGTGCGTCAACCTCATGCAGCTGCCGGGGCGCCCCGAGATCCGCGAGGCGTGCATCGTCTCGATCATGGCGCTGCGCCGCGAGGCGACGCGGTACGGGATGCCGCTGATGATCGAGCCCCTCGTGATGAGGGGAGCGGATGCCGAGGGCTACTCCGTCGACGGTGACACGTCGAAGATCATGACCCTCGTCCGGCAGGCGCGGGAGCTCGGCGCCGACCTGATCAAGGCCGACCCGACCGACGACATCGAGGATTATCACCGCGTGATCGAGGTGGCCGGCGACACCCCCGTGCTCGTCCGGGGCGGCGGCCGCGTCGACGATCGCGTCCTGCTCGAAAGGACCGCCGCCGTCCTCGCCCAGGGCGCGCGCGGCATCGTCTACGGGCGCAACGTCATCCAGCATCCGGACCCCGCCGGAATCACGCGCGCGCTCATGGATGTGCTGCACCGCGGAGCGACCCCCGCCGAGGCCCTCGATCGGCTGCAGGGAGACCGCGCATGA
- a CDS encoding Gfo/Idh/MocA family protein, translating to MTSPETVNVAIIGGGLMGREIAAALQRWPALIDHPVRPRLTAVCDLNPEALEWFRRIDSVTTLVTDYHDLLADPSIDVVYIAVRHDLHEQLYIDTVAAGKDLLAEKPFGIDSAAATRVIEAIDAASAFVRVSSEMPFFPGAQWAIDYVRSGAAGRLISVRSGFLHSSDLDVRKPINWKRQAQFCGASGVMNDLGMHAWHVPLRLGWHPSRLSAQLQDLVPARPGPDGEPVVCDTWENAAIHADVDSPAGAFLLDVRTDRVAPGNKNTWYLEVVGMDGGVRFSTAQPARVEVFATVDVPGIGREQSWQIIETGSQSVWPTVTGGIFETGFSDAILQMWAAFLAERAGALGTRFGCATPDEALAGHRMAEAAALSHESGRRVTVAPA from the coding sequence ATGACGTCTCCCGAGACGGTGAACGTCGCGATCATCGGCGGCGGCCTCATGGGGCGCGAGATCGCCGCGGCCCTCCAGCGGTGGCCGGCTCTCATCGATCATCCGGTGCGTCCGCGGCTCACCGCGGTGTGCGATCTCAACCCGGAAGCCCTGGAGTGGTTCCGCCGGATCGACAGCGTGACGACCCTGGTCACGGACTATCACGACCTCCTCGCGGACCCGTCGATCGACGTCGTCTACATCGCCGTGCGGCACGATCTGCACGAGCAGCTCTACATCGACACCGTCGCGGCGGGCAAGGATCTGCTCGCCGAGAAGCCGTTCGGCATCGACTCGGCGGCGGCCACCCGGGTGATCGAGGCCATCGACGCGGCATCCGCCTTCGTCCGCGTCTCGAGCGAGATGCCGTTCTTCCCCGGCGCGCAGTGGGCGATCGACTACGTGCGCTCGGGGGCGGCGGGCCGGCTCATCTCGGTGCGCTCCGGGTTCCTGCACTCGAGCGACCTCGACGTCCGCAAGCCGATCAACTGGAAGCGCCAGGCGCAGTTCTGCGGGGCGTCGGGTGTCATGAACGACCTCGGCATGCACGCCTGGCACGTGCCGCTCCGCCTGGGGTGGCATCCGTCGCGACTGTCCGCGCAGCTCCAGGACCTCGTGCCCGCCCGTCCCGGCCCCGACGGCGAGCCGGTCGTGTGCGACACGTGGGAGAACGCGGCGATCCACGCGGATGTCGATTCCCCCGCCGGCGCATTCCTCCTCGACGTGCGCACCGACCGGGTCGCCCCGGGGAACAAGAACACCTGGTACCTCGAGGTCGTCGGCATGGACGGCGGTGTGCGGTTCTCCACCGCGCAGCCGGCACGTGTGGAGGTCTTCGCGACGGTCGACGTGCCGGGGATCGGTCGCGAGCAGTCGTGGCAGATCATCGAGACCGGGAGCCAGTCGGTGTGGCCCACCGTCACCGGCGGGATCTTCGAGACCGGATTCTCGGACGCGATCCTCCAGATGTGGGCGGCTTTCCTCGCCGAGCGCGCCGGAGCGCTCGGAACCCGCTTCGGCTGTGCGACGCCGGACGAGGCGCTCGCCGGCCACCGCATGGCGGAGGCGGCGGCGCTGTCGCACGAGTCCGGCCGGCGGGTGACGGTCGCGCCCGCCTGA
- a CDS encoding alpha/beta hydrolase — protein sequence MDVEQVLPELREPMKRTQASAPRWLVRAAVRVMPVPKSDAVAVTKARAGSVRLRVYTPRGARSGAGMLWIHGGGLLFGDAKQDESLCLSTAERLGMVIVSANYRVAPEHPFPAAHDDVRQAWTWFVDHAARLGVDADRIAIGGESAGGGLAAGLVQRIHDDGGAQPRAQWLFAPMLDDRVAARRELDALDHFVWNNAANREGWSGYLGGEPGAESVPAYASPGRRTELTGLPPAFLTWTDIELFAEEDAAYADALHRAGVPVATDIVTGAVHGFENWGKDTPVAQALIERAQYWLGRALAEHA from the coding sequence ATGGACGTCGAACAGGTTCTTCCCGAGCTGCGCGAGCCGATGAAGCGCACTCAGGCCTCCGCCCCGCGGTGGCTCGTGCGGGCGGCCGTACGGGTGATGCCCGTGCCGAAGTCGGATGCCGTCGCTGTGACGAAGGCACGTGCGGGCTCGGTCCGCCTGCGCGTCTACACTCCCCGAGGTGCGCGCAGCGGCGCCGGGATGCTGTGGATCCACGGCGGCGGCCTGCTGTTCGGCGACGCCAAGCAGGACGAGTCGCTCTGCCTGTCGACGGCCGAGCGCCTCGGGATGGTCATCGTCTCGGCGAACTACCGCGTCGCGCCGGAGCATCCGTTCCCCGCCGCCCACGACGACGTCCGGCAGGCGTGGACCTGGTTCGTCGATCACGCCGCCCGCCTCGGCGTCGATGCGGACCGGATCGCGATCGGGGGCGAGAGCGCCGGGGGCGGGCTCGCCGCCGGACTGGTGCAGCGGATTCACGACGACGGGGGCGCGCAGCCGCGCGCGCAGTGGCTCTTCGCACCGATGCTCGACGACCGCGTCGCCGCGCGGCGCGAGCTCGACGCCCTCGACCACTTCGTGTGGAACAACGCGGCCAATCGCGAGGGCTGGTCCGGCTACCTCGGCGGAGAGCCGGGCGCGGAGAGCGTGCCCGCATACGCGTCGCCCGGGCGCCGCACCGAGCTCACCGGTCTTCCGCCCGCCTTCCTCACGTGGACCGACATCGAGCTGTTCGCCGAGGAGGATGCCGCCTACGCCGACGCGCTCCACCGTGCCGGCGTCCCGGTCGCCACCGACATCGTCACGGGTGCCGTCCACGGCTTCGAGAACTGGGGGAAGGACACCCCTGTCGCGCAGGCACTCATCGAGCGCGCGCAGTACTGGCTGGGCCGCGCCCTGGCCGAGCACGCGTAG
- a CDS encoding HNH endonuclease, protein MTFLADDPGLLPDDPAPGWAPPVPDDVELVTEVAVMLSVFAAEQLVRIDALRRRALADGGRYGGGAAEIVERSVRLELAAALRITEAAAGILLAQAEAMVSRYPGALASLGRAGMTERHARTLVDLLDAASPEVRGRLSERAVALAEELPVGSFRRQLRRLIEREESASLTERHERELSQRRVVVEPAAEGMAWLHAYLPAVEAHAIHDRVTRMAKTINAVPDETRTLDQTRADVLADLLIDGRTDAHPAEARGIRATVAVTVPVLALLADDDEHRHAQGLAPATVEGIGPIPLDRARELCGGDAGWMRVLTHPETGMVLSVSRTQYRPPPALRKLIRWRADRCMAPGCGIPASRCEIDHNVAWEHGGHTSLDNHAPLCTGHHTVKHHGGWSVEHLPEQAGALLWTSPAGRRYLVKPERPVPVFRPSGPPGASDAPF, encoded by the coding sequence ATGACATTCCTCGCAGATGACCCGGGGCTGCTTCCCGACGACCCTGCGCCGGGGTGGGCGCCACCGGTTCCCGACGACGTGGAGCTGGTGACAGAGGTCGCCGTCATGCTGTCGGTATTCGCCGCCGAGCAGTTGGTGCGGATCGATGCGCTCCGTCGACGGGCTCTCGCCGATGGCGGCCGATATGGCGGCGGCGCGGCAGAGATCGTCGAGCGGTCCGTGCGGCTAGAGCTCGCGGCGGCGCTGCGCATCACCGAGGCCGCGGCCGGCATTCTGCTCGCGCAGGCGGAGGCGATGGTCTCGCGGTATCCGGGCGCACTCGCGTCGCTCGGTCGGGCGGGAATGACGGAGCGTCACGCGCGGACTCTGGTGGACCTGTTGGATGCCGCGTCACCCGAGGTGCGCGGGCGACTCTCAGAGCGGGCTGTCGCTCTCGCAGAGGAGCTGCCGGTCGGGTCGTTCCGGCGACAGCTGCGCCGGCTCATCGAACGCGAGGAGTCGGCCTCACTGACCGAGCGTCATGAGCGCGAACTCTCCCAGCGACGGGTCGTGGTCGAGCCGGCCGCAGAAGGCATGGCCTGGCTACACGCCTACCTGCCCGCCGTCGAAGCGCACGCGATCCACGACCGGGTCACCAGGATGGCGAAGACGATCAACGCCGTGCCCGACGAGACTCGCACGCTGGATCAGACCCGCGCAGACGTCCTCGCCGACCTGCTGATCGACGGACGTACGGATGCGCACCCGGCCGAGGCACGAGGGATCCGTGCGACGGTCGCGGTCACCGTGCCCGTGCTGGCGTTACTGGCGGACGATGACGAGCACCGCCATGCGCAGGGTCTCGCGCCGGCCACCGTGGAGGGCATCGGCCCGATTCCGCTGGACCGGGCGCGGGAGCTGTGCGGCGGGGACGCCGGATGGATGCGGGTCCTCACCCACCCCGAGACCGGGATGGTGCTGTCGGTGAGCCGGACCCAGTATCGGCCGCCGCCCGCCCTGCGCAAACTCATCAGATGGCGGGCCGACCGCTGTATGGCCCCCGGTTGCGGGATTCCCGCTTCGCGGTGCGAGATCGACCATAACGTCGCGTGGGAACACGGAGGCCACACCAGCCTCGACAACCATGCGCCCCTGTGCACCGGGCACCACACCGTCAAGCACCACGGCGGGTGGTCGGTTGAGCACCTCCCCGAACAGGCCGGTGCGCTGCTGTGGACCTCGCCCGCCGGACGCCGGTACCTCGTGAAACCCGAGCGACCCGTCCCGGTCTTCCGACCGTCGGGACCGCCCGGCGCATCCGACGCCCCGTTCTAG